In a genomic window of Lycium ferocissimum isolate CSIRO_LF1 chromosome 9, AGI_CSIRO_Lferr_CH_V1, whole genome shotgun sequence:
- the LOC132029260 gene encoding uncharacterized protein LOC132029260: MIDLIEELEKLGCKLGKELSQDLILQSLSESFSQFVINFNIHKMDSDLHEMLNMLIDYENQLASEKKKGPVMLVGNSSKRKDKGKTKTKKKPTAPKGGVTKPKIKEGKTNQSEAECFHCKKKGHWKRNCKGYLATLNDKKQGAPDK; encoded by the exons ATGATTGATcttattgaagaactagaaaaaCTGGGGTGCAAACTTGGAAAAGAGCTTTCTCAAGATTTGATCTTGCAGTCACTATCTGAATCCTTTTCACAGTTCGTTATTAATTTCAATATACATAAAATGGATTCTGATCTTCATGAGATGCTTAACAtgttaattgattatgagaATCAACTTGCATCTGAGAAGAAGAAAGGACCTGTTATGCTGGTTGGTAACTCTTCTAAAAGGAAGGATAAGGGTAAGACGAAAACCAAAAAGAAGCCTACTGCGCCTAAGGGTGGTGTGACCAAACCCAAAATTAAAGAAGGCAAAACTAACCAATCTGAGGCAGAGTGTTTCCACTGCAAAAAGAAAGGACATTGGAAGAGAAATTGCAAAGGGTATCTTGCAACTTTGAATGACAAGAAACAAG GGGCTCCAGAtaaataa
- the LOC132031009 gene encoding protein CONTINUOUS VASCULAR RING 1-like, whose protein sequence is MANPNRDRELLIPVANSGAGDDVSGDKPSSSSSSSSHHHSGRETFSKVVRSWASKKFMTGCVILFPIAVTFYITWWFIHFVDGFFSPIYAQLGIDVFGLGFMTSITFIFLVGVFMSSWLGASVLGLGEWFIKRMPFVRHIYNASKQISSAISPDQNTQAFKEVAIIRHPRIGEYAFGFITSSVVLQNYSGDEELCCVYVPTNHLYIGDIFLVSAKDVIRPNLSVREGIEIVVSGGMSMPQILSTLDPGSIQVDRS, encoded by the exons ATGGCAAACCCTAACAGAGATCGTGAACTTCTAATTCCGGTAGCTAACTCCGGTGCCGGCGATGATGTCTCCGGCGAcaaaccttcttcttcttcttcctcttcaagCCATCATCACTCTGGTCGCGAG ACTTTCTCTAAAGTTGTTAGGAGCTGGGCTTCTAAGAAATTCATGACCGGATG TGTCATCCTATTTCCTATAGCAGTCACCTTCTATATAACATGGTGGTTTATTCATTTCGTGGATGGCTTTTTCTCTCCAATCTATGCTCAACTTGGAATTGATGTTTTTG GTCTTGGATTTATGACTTCAAtcactttcatttttttggtgGGGGTGTTCATGTCATCATGGTTGGGAGCTTCAGTTTTGGGTCTTGGGGAGTGGTTCATCAAAAGAATGCCATTTGTTCGGCATATCTATAATGCTTCGAAACAAATTAGTTCTGCCATATCTCCAG ATCAGAACACACAAGCTTTCAAGGAGGTCGCCATAATAAGGCATCCACGCATTGGCGAATATGCCTTTGGGTTTATTACTTCATCTGTCGTCCTCCAG AACTATTCAGGAGACGAAGAGCTATGCTGTGTGTATGTTCCTACAAATCATCTTTACATTGGTGATATATTCCTTGTTAGTGCAAAAGATGTTATTAGACCAAACTTGTCTGTCCGTGAAGGAATAG AGATTGTTGTATCGGGTGGCATGTCAATGCCTCAGATACTGTCAACCCTGGATCCAGGAAGTATTCAAGTCGATAGAAGTTGA
- the LOC132031008 gene encoding uncharacterized protein LOC132031008, translating into MYRSFVTCDDPKGVIEGKTIKKSKIDPRNIEGLKVEKQKDSKDVAKDLLKGAFNLQESLVMLGKLQEASEYMTKLRTKSERVADHRYNKLEFEKPRLSVDRSRDCYDELREVIRDSLARQNLLPPCCASEKARIDRRKVDVSQDFPSTSFTSTSESSIEKARVVDGRKLVMSPEFPSSSSSQFASFGCSPAKIQKEKPKVPNLIARLMGLEEIPSTPLHQKQLEKDKIFKQRISIFELDLPKAKRLPEADPKQRTLDGIIETMQFKGLLKSKSSDVISHQSSVSHFMKNSADDAPSIVIMKPMYAPEFQAERFSTSIGDENPPDTKDSFGKWNLNEENLPVNFTMYRKLHTRKVDKSSFSREKGSNDHRVAPAGQKAIEVSIQGKLPSTKNRASCAGKIKQTKKEVIEKGVERTQRAPGAKKSVEMKNAELNDTTKSQGQSKRTTAKVRKPEKKSNAPEKVAATSNSNISKSITAVASHNSTKRKKNVKTDKSVRSSSIVPMVENMEQQDDNIQIVHTVQRDSVITITEVTFSEGLPCEEVKEIIESVAIDNLKNDESSAAESAMPSIQCVNDIPLMEHISYQGNLDSTENENLKSRATTRHILLSSEAFLSRAEELFDTDAWEPTLWQTISLDNEISNSKLVLECANELLENKRSHALEISKNPVNESRVSISFDKLVTEICDSIDVFKNCTKVDGNSLSVDTLYALHERDIWCNGMVSTTWDLGWRNAFTLDEVEQIVTYIEKHLLNGIIDDVFTEFTL; encoded by the exons ATGTACAGATCATTTGTCACTTGTGATGATCCCAAAGGGGTTATTGAAGGTAAGACAATTAAAAAATCCAAGATTGACCCTCGAAATATCGAAGGTCTTAAGGTTGAAAAACAAAAGGATTCAAAGGATGTTGCAAAAGACTTGTTGAAAGGAGCTTTTAATTTACAAGAGTCTTTAGTGATGCTGGGAAAATTGCAAGAAGCTTCAGAGTATATGACAAAGTTGAGGACCAAATCTGAACGTGTTGCAGATCACAGGTATAATAAGTTGGAGTTTGAAAAGCCAAGACTTTCTGTTGATCGTTCTCGCGATTGTTATGATGAGCTAAGGGAAGTAATAAGAGATAGCCTTGCTAGGCAAAATCTGTTGCCACCATGTTGTGCTTCAGAAAAGGCTCGTATCGATAGAAGAAAAGTAGATGTGTCTCAAGATTTCCCCTCTACTAGCTTCACTAGCACGAGTGAGTCATCGATAGAAAAGGCTCGTGTTGTTGATGGGAGAAAACTGGTTATGTCACCCGAGTTCCCGTCCAGTAGCTCAAGCCAATTTGCTTCTTTTGGCTGTTCTCCAGCCAAGATTCAAAAGGAGAAGCCGAAAGTGCCAAATTTGATTGCAAGGCTAATGGGACTTGAAGAGATTCCTTCGACACCCTTGCATCAGAAACAATTAGAGAAGGACAAGATTTTTAAGCAGAGAATTTCTATATTTGAATTAGATTTACCAAAAGCAAAGAGGCTGCCCGAGGCAGATCCAAAACAGAGAACATTGGACGGAATAATTGAAACCATGCAATTCAAAGGCCTTTTGAAAAGCAAATCTAGTGATGTGATCTCTCATCAATCTAGTGTTTCTCATTTCATGAAGAATTCTGCTGATGATGCCCCTTCTATTGTGATCATGAAGCCCATGTACGCTCCTGAATTTCAGGCAGAACGGTTTTCTACTTCCATCGGTGATGAAAATCCTCCAGATACTAAAGATTCATTTGGAAAATGGAACTTAAATGAAGAGAATTTACCTGTGAATTTCACTATGTACCGAAAATTGCATACACGAAAAGTTGATAAGTCTAGCTTCAGCCGAGAAAAAGGATCCAACGACCATCGTGTAGCACCTGCAGGTCAGAAGGCTATTGAAGTTTCCATTCAAGGAAAACTTCCTTCTACAAAGAATAGAGCTTCTTGTGCTGGAAAGATTAagcaaacaaagaaagaagtgaTAGAAAAAGGGGTTGAGAGAACTCAACGAGCTCCTGGTGCGAAGAAATCTGTAGAAATGAAAAATGCTGAACTCAATGACACCACTAAATCTCAGGGTCAAAGTAAGAGGACCACTGCTAAAGTGAGGAAACCTGAGAAAAAGTCGAATGCACCAGAAAAAGTTGCTGCAACTTCAAATAGCAATATCTCAAAGAGCATCACAGCCGTTGCATCTCATAACtccacaaaaaggaaaaagaatgtCAAAACTGACAAGTCAGTCAGGAGTTCCTCCATTGTTCCTATG GTTGAGAATATGGAACAACAGGATGACAACATCCAGATTGTGCACACAGTCCAACGAGACAGTGTTATAACCATCACTGAAGTTACATTCTCAGAAGGGCTTCCCTGtgaagaagtgaaagaaatcaTTGAAAGTGTTGCCATTG ATAATCTTAAGAATGATGAAAGTTCTGCTGCTGAATCTGCCATGCCATCTATCCAGTGTGTCAATGACATCCCACTAATGGAGCACATTAGCTATCAAGGCAATCTAGATTCAACTGAAAATGAAAACCTCAAATCTAGAGCCACTACAAGACACATACTGTTGAGCAGCGAAGCATTCCTCAGTCGAGCAGAGGAGCTTTTCGATACTGATGCATGGGAACCAACATTATGGCAGACAATTAGTCTAGACAATGAAATTTCTAACAGCAAACTTGTACTGGAATGTGCAAATGAATTGTTAGAAAACAAAAGGTCTCATGCCCTGGAAATATCAAAAAACCCCGTTAACGAGTCAAGAGTCTCCATCTCCTTCGACAAGTTGGTGACTGAAATATGTGACTCGATTGATGTCTTCAAAAATTGCACTAAGGTTGATGGAAATAGCCTTTCAGTCGATACTCTTTATGCCTTGCATGAAAGAGATATATGGTGCAATGGAATGGTTAGTACAACATGGGATCTTGGTTGgagaaatgcatttactttggATGAAGTTGAACAAATTGTGACCTACATTGAGAAGCATCTTTTGAACGGAATTATTGACGATGTATTTACGGAGTTCACACTATAG